The stretch of DNA TCGATCTTGGGGACGGGCTTCTGGTTTCTCGGCGAGTGGGTGCATTCGCCAGTCGATATTCGCAAGGATGAATCCGATCGTTTTGACAATATGATCGATGTGATGTCCAAAACGTTCCTGGGAGTCACGGTCGCCTGCGCTCGTTGTCACGATCACAAGTTCGACGCGATCTCCACCGCCGATTACTACTCGTTGTCGGGCTTTTTGCAGAGCAGCGATTATTGCCAAGTTCGTTTTGAATCGCTTGAACACAATCAGGAAATCGCTGACGAGCTTGCGACGCTCGACCAATCGTATCAAAACGAAATCACAGCTTTGCTCGCGAAGTCAGGCGTCGAGGAACCAAGTGTTCCTTCGCTGGCCGATGAGGCCGCATCGTATGTGGTCGTGGATTTTGGATCGATCACTGCCAACGATTACCTGCAGCAGGGATTCGCCTTTGGGAAACGGGCTCGGTTGGCTGGCGAGCCTTATCTTGCCATGGACGTCGAGTCGCCAGCGCTGCGATTTTCGCAGCACTCGGCCGCCGTCAGTGATTGGTTTTGGGATGGGTTAGAATCTCTATCGCAAGAGAGTATTGCAGAGCGAAATCGACTTCAAACGCTCCCAAGTTCGGGGCGAACGCTGCGCACACCAACCTTTGAACTCACCCATGGCGACGTCTATTGTCGAGTTCGAGGCAAAGGGCACGTCGTCGCTTGCGTGGATTCCCATCGTTTGGTTGCCGGACCGCTGCACGGTGAAACGGTAAAACCAATCAAGGAAGGCGAACCTTGGGTGCACATGAAGCTCAAGCGTTACGTCGGACATCGTCTGCACCTGGAATTTGTCCCAGATCAGGACAGTCAACTGCAAGTGTCGTTGGTTACACAAGGGACGAACTCCGCGATCCGAGCCCAAATCGCCAAGCGTGAAGATGCGGTCGCTGAGATCATCAGGGGCTATGAAGAAGCAGCACGAAAAGCACTCGGCGATCAAGAGGCGATGCTTGTTCAATCCTGGGCTGACGCGAGAGCGAAATTGGGAACTCGTGTGAAGCGACGTTCGCATTTGGCGATGGCGATGATAGATGGTACTGGCGAAGACGACCGTATTTTGATTCGTGGGAATTCGTCAAAGCCAGGTGATGTTGAGCCTCGCCACTTTCTCACCGCGATCAATGGCAACCAACCGATGGCGATACCGACGGGCAGTGGTCGATTGGAATTGGCTGAACAGATCAATGATCCCAATAACCCTTTGACGTCGCGTGTCATCGTCAACCGGATTTGGCATCATTTGATGGGACGTGGAATTGTTCCTACCACCGATGACTTCGGTGTACTTGGCCAACGCCCTACGCATCCCGAGTTGTTGGACCATTTGGCCATTCGTTTTGTTGACGACGGTCGCAGCATTAAACGAATGATTAGGACGATCGCACTTTCGCGTTCTTATCAGATGTCCAGTCAAGCAGATCCCATCGCGGTTGAAGCAGACCCCAATAATTTGCTTTGGCACCACCGGCCTCCAAAGCGCTTGGAAGGTGAAGTGATTCGCGACGCGCTGTTGGCACTTTCGGGTCGGCTCGCTCGTCAGCCATTTGGACCGTCTGTTCCAATTCACCTCACAGACTTTATGGACGGCCGAGGCAAACCGAACGTCAGTGGGCCAATGGACGGTGATGGTCGCCGATCCATCTACGTTGCTGTTCGTCGTAATTTTCTTTCGCCATTCATGTTGGCGTTCGACACTCCGTCACCTTTTAGCACGATGGGGCGTCGCAATGTTTCCAACGTGCCAGCTCAATCGTTGATCTTAATGAACGATCCGTTTGTGGTGAAGCAAGCAAAGGGTTGGGCGGATCGGGCAATTGAGCAACGAGACAACGAGCTCGAGCGAATCCAATGGATGTATGAGTCCGCATTGGCTCGCAAGCCGACGGACCGGGAACTGCAATTCGCTCGTGCGTTCCTGGGGTCCGGCAATAGCGAATCAGAACAAGCAGCATGGCAAGATTTTGCTCATGCGATTATCAATACCAAGGAGTTCATCTTTTTACGATGACGCACTTCAATCCTTTTCCATGTCAGCGATACCAGTCTGCTCCGACGACACGACGCGACATGCTTCGTCGATGTGGCAGTGGGTTTGGTGCAGTGGCGCTTGCTGCCCTCGGTAGCGACCGAGCGTTTGCCGATGGTGGCCTTGCAGGACACGGCCCCCATCATCAAGTCCGAGCCAAGAATGTGATCTTCTTGTACATGGACGGTGGACCATCGCAGGTTGATACGTTCGATCCCAAGCCGTTGCTTGAAAAATTCAACGGAAAAGATCCTTCACAATTATTCGACGTTGAGCCGACTCAGTTCAACAACAACGGTACGGTGCTAGCGAGTCCGTGGAAGTTCAAGCAATACGGTGAATCGGGTATCCCCGTTAGCGATCTGTTTCCCCATGTCGCAACATGCGTCGACGAATTGGCTCTAATTCGCTCGATGGTTTCTGAGTTTCCTGAGCATACGTTCGCAAATTACTTTCTGCACACCGGTAGCGGACTGCAGGGGCGTCCCAGCATGGGTGCTTGGGCGAATTATGGGCTGGGCAGTGAATGCAAGGACTTGCCGGGGTTTGTCGTCATCAATGGTGGATTGATACCGCCCGGCGGACTCGATTGCTTTGGCAGCGGTTTTCTTCCCGCAAGCTACCAGGGTTCGGTTTTCAAGCCGTCAGGAACAGGTGTCGCCAACATCAGCCGCAACGAACCAACCGACGAGGATCAGCGGCGAAAGCTACAGTTGATCAACCAACTCGATGGCTTGGCTACCGAACAATTTGGTAATCACGATAGCCTTGAATCGGCGATTCGGAACTACGAGTTGGCCTATGCGATGCAGATGGCTGTCCCTGAGGTGATGTCGTTGACCGACGAACCCAAACACTTGAAAAAGATGTATGGAATGGAGTCGAAGTACGGACCCACTCGAACTTACGCGGCCCAATGCCTGATCGCGAGACGAATGATCGAAAAAGGCGTTAGGTTCATTGAACTGACTTGCCCGGCGGTCGGCGGCGATCGCTGGGATCAACATGGTGGGCTCAAACAGGGCCACGAGAACAATGCTCGCGCCGTAGATCAACCCATTGCAGCGCTTCTGAAGGATCTTAGGCAAAGAGGTTTGCTTGACGAAACTTTGGTGGTATGGGCGGGTGAATTCGGGCGAACGCCGTTCGCTCAAGGTGCCGATGGCCGCGATCACAATCAGTTCGGTTTTACTGTTTGGATGGCCGGTGGCGGAGTAAAGCCGGGCTCGATCTACGGCGCGACCGACGAATGGGGCTACAAAGCGATTGAAAATCGAGTTGAGATCCACGACTTGCATGCCACGATGTTGCACTTGATGGGAGTTGACCATACACGCAGCACGTTTCGCTTTGGTGGTCGCGATATGCGGTTGACGGATGTAAAAGGGCATGTGGTAAACGATATTATTGCCTAGACTTATCGCATCTCCGATTGTCCCACCCAGAACGTCGCATCCTTCATGACCGCTCAAAAGATCACGATCACTTCCGCCGAGGTGATTGACCTACGTGTTCCGACTTCGGATGCGATGCTCGGTTCAGATCCCTTTCACAAAATGCCGGACTACTCATCTGCTGTTTTGCATTTGGAAACCGACGGCGGGTTGCGAGGGGTATCCGTTGTGTTCACAGTCGGTGCGGGAACCGATTGGATTTGCCACGGTATCAATGACCTTTGTCAATTAATCATTGGCACCACGCTCGAAGATTTTGCAACAGCACCGGTCCACTTGTATCGTCGCTTGATTGACCATCACCAACTGCGCTGGTTGCA from Rubripirellula amarantea encodes:
- a CDS encoding DUF1501 domain-containing protein, producing the protein MLRRCGSGFGAVALAALGSDRAFADGGLAGHGPHHQVRAKNVIFLYMDGGPSQVDTFDPKPLLEKFNGKDPSQLFDVEPTQFNNNGTVLASPWKFKQYGESGIPVSDLFPHVATCVDELALIRSMVSEFPEHTFANYFLHTGSGLQGRPSMGAWANYGLGSECKDLPGFVVINGGLIPPGGLDCFGSGFLPASYQGSVFKPSGTGVANISRNEPTDEDQRRKLQLINQLDGLATEQFGNHDSLESAIRNYELAYAMQMAVPEVMSLTDEPKHLKKMYGMESKYGPTRTYAAQCLIARRMIEKGVRFIELTCPAVGGDRWDQHGGLKQGHENNARAVDQPIAALLKDLRQRGLLDETLVVWAGEFGRTPFAQGADGRDHNQFGFTVWMAGGGVKPGSIYGATDEWGYKAIENRVEIHDLHATMLHLMGVDHTRSTFRFGGRDMRLTDVKGHVVNDIIA
- a CDS encoding PSD1 and planctomycete cytochrome C domain-containing protein, producing the protein MSHSRTSRSRMVHPVNTLFIGFVMVATAIIGRTTHAAELSPTSDELEFFEKEVRPVLAEHCYSCHSVDAKKVQAGLLVDSRASLIRGGDSGEALVPGDADASLLIEAVRYDSYEMPPKGKLPDQDIEALERWVEMGAPWPVEDAPSGEAALPEFDLLQRKSDHWAWQPIKSSAVPSVENESWPRDDLDHFVLAKLEQANLQPAGDVDRAAILRRLYFDLIGLPPTPEQTAAFLNDTAPGSTKRLVDELLDSPHFGERWGRHWLDLVRYAESRGHEFDNDAPNAYQYRDYVIRGLNADVPYDQWVREHIAGDLLAHPRLNPDKGFNESILGTGFWFLGEWVHSPVDIRKDESDRFDNMIDVMSKTFLGVTVACARCHDHKFDAISTADYYSLSGFLQSSDYCQVRFESLEHNQEIADELATLDQSYQNEITALLAKSGVEEPSVPSLADEAASYVVVDFGSITANDYLQQGFAFGKRARLAGEPYLAMDVESPALRFSQHSAAVSDWFWDGLESLSQESIAERNRLQTLPSSGRTLRTPTFELTHGDVYCRVRGKGHVVACVDSHRLVAGPLHGETVKPIKEGEPWVHMKLKRYVGHRLHLEFVPDQDSQLQVSLVTQGTNSAIRAQIAKREDAVAEIIRGYEEAARKALGDQEAMLVQSWADARAKLGTRVKRRSHLAMAMIDGTGEDDRILIRGNSSKPGDVEPRHFLTAINGNQPMAIPTGSGRLELAEQINDPNNPLTSRVIVNRIWHHLMGRGIVPTTDDFGVLGQRPTHPELLDHLAIRFVDDGRSIKRMIRTIALSRSYQMSSQADPIAVEADPNNLLWHHRPPKRLEGEVIRDALLALSGRLARQPFGPSVPIHLTDFMDGRGKPNVSGPMDGDGRRSIYVAVRRNFLSPFMLAFDTPSPFSTMGRRNVSNVPAQSLILMNDPFVVKQAKGWADRAIEQRDNELERIQWMYESALARKPTDRELQFARAFLGSGNSESEQAAWQDFAHAIINTKEFIFLR